Proteins from a genomic interval of Streptomyces sp. Tu6071:
- the rplO gene encoding 50S ribosomal protein L15, with protein sequence MSEQKPLKVHNLRPAPGAKTAKTRVGRGEASKGKTAGRGTKGTKARYQVPERFEGGQMPLHMRLPKLKGFKNPFRTEYQVVNLDALVALYPEGGEVTVEDLVAKGAVRKNSLVKVLGQGEISVALTVKVDKASTSAKEKITAAGGTVTELV encoded by the coding sequence ATGAGCGAGCAGAAGCCGCTCAAGGTCCACAACCTCCGGCCTGCCCCGGGCGCCAAGACCGCCAAGACCCGTGTGGGTCGTGGTGAGGCGTCGAAGGGTAAGACCGCTGGTCGTGGCACCAAGGGCACCAAGGCCCGCTACCAGGTTCCGGAGCGCTTCGAGGGCGGGCAGATGCCCCTCCACATGCGTCTCCCGAAGCTCAAGGGCTTCAAGAACCCGTTCCGCACCGAGTACCAGGTTGTCAACCTCGACGCACTGGTCGCCCTCTACCCCGAGGGCGGCGAGGTCACCGTCGAGGACCTGGTCGCGAAGGGCGCGGTTCGCAAGAACAGCCTCGTGAAGGTGCTCGGCCAGGGCGAGATCTCCGTGGCGCTGACGGTGAAGGTCGACAAGGCCTCCACCTCCGCCAAGGAGAAGATCACCGCCGCCGGCGGCACCGTCACCGAGCTCGTCTGA